In Xenopus tropicalis strain Nigerian chromosome 5, UCB_Xtro_10.0, whole genome shotgun sequence, one genomic interval encodes:
- the LOC100493953 gene encoding lymphotactin: protein MKLLFMALLIGLGMVLLTAETQGQGGELIFGKICLETKLMNKIKCKMLKSYVQQTSPVAAIMFTTQKNITICANPEQPWVKQAVQCLKTKKPRGSNPKKRTKKKKNGKAKSKSTP from the exons ATGAAGCTCCTGTTTATGGCACTTTTAATTGGTCTCGGGATGGTTTTACTGACAGCAGAAACTCAAG GACAAGGAGGTGAATTAATTTTTGGAAAGATCTGCCTGGAAACGAAATTGATgaacaaaattaaatgtaaaatgctgaaaAGCTATGTCCAGCAAACTTCTCCAGTTGCAGCCATCAT GTTCACTACCCAAAAGAATATAACAATCTGTGCAAATCCTGAACAACCTTGGGTGAAACAGGCTGTGCAATGTCTCAAAACTAAGAAGCCAAGAGGATCAAACCCAAAGAAAAGGACCAAGAAAAAGAAGAATGGAAAAGCAAAGAGCAAGAGCACTCCTTAA